The genomic region CACTGCTCGAGGCGGATTGCTGTGACGGGTCGGTGGTCGTGGGTGGAGGTGCCACCGTGGTGCCGGGCGCAGTGGTGAACGGCATCTCGAGCCGGTCGGGACAGGACTGTCGGAAGCCCTCGCGGATGCCTTCGGCCCTGGCGGTCGAGGCGGCACTCTCGGTGGGGTCGGTGATCAGGATGAAGCTGTCGAACCGGCAGTCGTGATCGTGGATCGAGTACTCCCCCAGGTGACTGCCCGCGAGCCGGCCCGCGGCGCTGTCGTCGGCGGTCACGGTAGCTGTGGTGCAGGGGCCGGGCGGTCCGTCGACGACGATCATCGGGACCGTCCGCGGACCGGCCCCGCACAGTGAGTTGCCGGGCATCCAGCCCGAGCGCTGCACGATCCAGCCGTCCACCTGCTGGTTCGACAACCGCTGCGCGCACTCGAGGGCGAACTCGCCGTCAGCTCCCGGGTCGCAGCGGATCAGTGCGGCGCCGGCCGTGGTGGTCTCGGCGATGATCGAGTCGGTGACCGCGCGGCTGAACGGGTCCGTGGCGTCGGGGCTGATCAGACCGATCCGCTTTCCGGTCGCGCTGCCCGCCTCGGTGGTCCGGAAGGGTGTGACCACGCCGGCCGGCCATCCGGTCGTGCTCGTCGCGCTCGGTGATGGGGCTGTCTGGGAGGTGCTCGTCACGGGTGTCGAGGTCACGCCGGTCGGAGCCGAGCTGCTCGGGGTGGGTCCGGTGGGTGTGGTACACCCGGTCACCAGCACGCTGACGACCATGGCCAGCACACCAGGAAGCCGGTGCCCGGCCCAGCGTGTGGTACCCACAGGAGACAAGATCCGATCGATGGAGGTGGCATGCGTTCAGGGCTCCGGAGCCGTCTGGCGACAGTGCTCGCGGCGGCCACGGTGCTCACCACCGCCGGCTGCGGGACGCAGGCCCCCTCGGACCTGCCGGCCGTCGACACGTTGGTCCGATTCTACGACGTGGGGTCCGGTGTCTGGCCGACGACGGGCTGGTGGAACAGCGCCAATGCGCTCACCGCGCTGGCCGACCACATGCTGCTGTCCGGTGACCGCCGGTACGTATGGGTGCTCGGCAACACCTGGTCATTGAAACGCCATGCGCTGCAGGGGAACTTCGTCAATTCGTTCCTGGACGACACCGGCTGGTGGGCGCTCGCCTGGATCCGCGCCTACGACCTGACCGGCGATCGCCGCTACCTGGACACCGCACGGGCCGGGGTCGACCACATGTGGCGCTATCGGGACGACGCCTGCGGGGGAGGTCTGTGGTGGACGAACAGTCGCACCTACAAGAACGCCATCACCAACGAGCTGTTCATCAAGGCCGCTGCGGAGCTGTCCGTCAGGGTGGGTGACACCCGCTACCTCGATCAGGCGGTGCAGGTCTGGAAGTGGTTCGACGCCTCCGGGATGATCAACGATGATTTGCTGGTGAACGACGGTCTGTCGGACTGCCGCAACAACGGCGGCACCACGTGGACCTACAACCAGGGTGTGGTGCTCGGTGCGCTGGTGGCGTTGGCCGAGGCCTCCGGCGACGACGCATATCTGGAGCGGGCCAGGGCGATGGCCGGTGCCTCGATCGCGGCCGACTCACTCCACCAGGACGGGATCCTGGTGGAACCCTGCGAACCGGACGGCTGCAACATCGACCAGCAGAGCTTCAAGGGAATCTACGTCCGCAATCTCGGGGAGCTCGACCGAGCGCTCACGGACCATCCGTTCAACGAGTACCTCGCCGAGCAGGCCGCCAGCGCCTTCGCGCACGACCGGAGCGCCGATTCCGGTTACGGGCTCCGGTGGGCGGGGCCACCGGGGATCGTCACCGGTGCGACCCAGCAGAGTGCGGTCGACCTGCTCGTCGCCGCGCGACCCATCCCAGCGGACGACACGTCAAGCAATTCTCCGACCAGTGGGTCGGGAACGGGTGGTTCGGTGCCGAGCGGCACGGTCATCGGTGGGACGCCGGTGGTCCCCACCCCTTGAGGTGAGTGAGCACGCGCGGGTATCCCGAGGGGTACGGGCGCCGTCCGGAGTGGTACCCGGGCGCTCTACTGTCGAGCGTGCACGCCGGTGGTGTCGGCGCACAATGATGTCTGCAGGTGGAGCACCTGTGGGAAGAAACCCGAGGAGTGGTCATGCAGATCGGTTTGGTCGGACTGGGCAAGATGGGCGGCAACATGGCCGAACGTCTGCGCCGCGGTGGTCATGAGGTGGTCGGTTTCGATCGCAATCCCGAGTCGGCCCGCTCCGTCTCCTCGCTCGAGGAACTGGTCTCCTCGCTCGCCGCGCCGCGCGCCGTGTGGGTGATGGTGCCCTCCGGTGAGCCGACCCGCGCCACGGTCGCTGCGCTCGCCGAGGTGCTGGAGCCCGGCGACGTGATCATCGACGGTGGCAACTCCCGCTACACCGACGACCAGATCCACGCCGAGCAGCTGGCCAAGAAGGGGATCAAGTTCCTCGACTGCGGTGTGTCCGGCGGTGTCTGGGGTCTGACCGAGGGATATGCCCTGATGGTGGGTGGGGCCGCAGAAGATGTGGCACTCGTGCAGCCGGTCTTCGACACCCTCAAGCCGGAGTCTGCGGGCGGCTTCGTGCACGCCGGCAAGGTGGGTGCCGGTCACTTCGTGAAGATGGTCCACAACGGTATCGAGTACGGGATGATGCAGGCCTACGGCGAGGGGTACGAGCTGATCAAGGCCGTCGACCTGGTCGACAGCCCGGACGCCGTGTTCGCCTCCTGGAAGGAAGGGACCGTCATCCGGTCCTGGCTGCTGGACCTGATGGTCGAAGCGCTGGGCAAGGATCCGGGTCTGACGGAGGTCCGCGGGTTCGCCCAGGACTCCGGCGAAGGTCGCTGGACCATCGAGGCTGCCATCGAGCACGCCGTGCCGCTGCCGGTGATCACCGCTGCGCTGTTCGCCCGGTTCGCCTCCCGCCAGGACGATTCGCTGGCGATGCGGGTGGTCGCCGCCCTGCGCAACGAGTTCGGCGGGCATGCCGTCGGCAAGGCCGGCTCGACCACCGAGGTCCCGATCTCCTGACCCCGCCGTTCGCGGTAGTGACGGTCGTTTGGCTGCCTTGTTCGCGGTAGTGACGGTCGTTTGGCTGCCTTGTTCGCGGTAGTGACGGTCGTTTGGCTGCCTTGTTCGCGGTGCTGACGGTCGTAAACCGGCCATCGCGGATCGATCACCGGATTCGATGGGAGGCTGACGGTATGTACGTCCGGCATCTGACCGTCGCCGACTTCCGATCGTGGGAGCTCGTCGAGGTCCCCCTGCAGCAGGGTGTCAACGTGCTCGTCGGCCGGAACGGGGTCGGCAAGACCAACCTCGTCGAAGCGGTCGGGTATCTGGCGACGCTGGCCTCCCACCGGGTCTCCACCGACCAGGCCCTCATCCGCCGTGGGCGTGAGCAGGCCATGATCCGCGCAGCGGTGGTCTCGCAGGAACGCGAGCTGCTGCTGGAGATCGACATCACCGCCGGCAGGGCGAACAAGGCGCGGATCAACCGATCGCCCGTCACCAGAGCGAGGGACATCCTCGGCGTGGTCCGGACGGTGCTGTTCGCCCCCGAGGACCTTGCTCTGGTCCGCGGCGATCCGTCCGAGCGCCGGAAGTTCATGGACGAGCTGCTCGTGATGCGCACCCCGCGACTGGCCGGTGTCCGCAGCGACTACGAGCGGATCCTGAAGCAGCGCAACACCTTGCTGAAGACGTCCGGCGTCGCGCGGCGCAGCGGACGGACACCCGACCTGTCGACCCTGGACGTCTGGGACGACCACCTGGCGGCCGTGGGCGCCGAGCTGATCGTGCAGCGCCGTGAGCTGGTGGCGGCGCTCCAGCCGCACGTGATCGCTGCCTACGCCGAACTCGCGCCGGCCTCGGAGCCGATCGACCTGCTCTACCGCTCGACGGTGCTCGACGGGCCGGGCGATGTTTCCGGCTACGGGACGGAGCCCGGCCTCCCCGGCGACGCCCCGATCGAGCAGGTACGCGCCGCGATGGTCGAGCGACTGCAGGAGCGCCGATCCGCGGAACTCGAGCGCGGAGTGTCGTTGGTCGGTCCGCACCGGGACGAGCTGGAACTGACCCTCGGCAGCGGACCGGCGCGGGGGTACGCGAGCCACGGGGAGTCGTGGTCGTTCGCGCTCGCATTGCGGCTCGGATCGTTCGCACTGCTGCGCACCGACGGGGTCGACCCCGTCCTGGTGCTCGACGACGTGTTCGCCGAACTCGACACCGGCCGGCGCGACCAGTTGGCGGCGTTGATCGCAGACGCCGAACAGGTGTTGATCACGGCAGCGGTGGACTCCGACGTCCCCGCGGTGTTGGGTGGCACCAGGATCCGGATCGCCGACGGGCAGGTGAGTACATGAACACCAACGGCACGGGTTCCGGCGGCACAGGAGACGCGGGCAGGGGTTCGGGTGACGACGCCGATCCGGTGGTGCCCCGCGGCGCTGACCTGGCGCGCGAGGCGTTGGCCGCCGCCAGGGCCAAGAACGCCGCCAACCGCAAGGACCGAGCGACGCTGATCCAGCGCAACGGAGGTTCGGCCCGGTCGCTGCGACGCCGGCGGTGGTCCGGATCGGGGGCCGATCCGCGCGACCCGCAGACCCTCGGATCTGCTCTGCAGAAGTTCGTGCAGGCCAGCGGCGCCGGCGCCGATCTGGTCAAGGCCCAGCTCTTTGCGCGCTGGGCCGAGATCGTCGGGCCTGGGATCGCCGACCATTGCGAGCCCAGCCAGTTCGTCGACCGGGTGGTCACCGTGCAGTGCACGTCGACGGCGTGGGCCGCGCAGATCCGGCTGATGGCTCCCCAGGTGGTCAGGACCATCAATGAAGCACTCGGACACGGCACGGTGACGCGGGTGCACGCCATCGGACCGACGGCACCGTCCTGGAAGTTCGGGCCACGGCATGTCTCCGGGCGGGGACCCCGCGACACCTACGGCTGAGTGCACGGGCGCCCCACCGGCATCGCCACAGCAGCGGTGATACTCCGGGGATGAACCTGAAGACGCTCTTCCGACGTGCCGGACGACGGACGAACATCGCACTGTTCGCGGTGGTCATCGGGGCCTTCCTCTCCGGCTGGGCGGCCTTCGCCGCCGGGACCGCGGTGCCGGCGACCTCGGCGACGGTGGCCCACGGTGTCTTCGGGATCGGCGTCGTGCTGTTGGTGCCGTGGAAGAGCGTGGTGATCAGCCGGGCCCCGGCGATCCGGTGGGCGAGCCTGGCCCTGCTGGTGCTGATCCTGCTGTGCGTCGTCGCGGGCTTCGTCCAGGTCTTCGTCGGCTACCGGTTCTTCCTCGGGGTGACGCCCATCCAGGTGCATGTCGGTGCCGCGCTGATCGCGGTGCCGCTCTTCGCCTGGCACGTGATCCGGCATCGTCGACGGCAGCGACTGCAGCGCCGTGACCTGTCCCGACGGGCTCTGCTGCGCACCGCCGCCTTCACGGCCGCTGCCGGCGGCAGTTGGCTGGCAATGGAGGGGGTCGGCAGCTGGACGGGTTCGCCGGCCGCGTCGCGCATCGCCACCGGGTCGCACGAGTTGGCCGCTGCCGACATCCCGGCGACCATCTGGCTGCTGGACAGTGTGCCGGTGCTCGACCCTGCCACCCACCGGCTGATGATCGGCGACCATACCTGGTCGGTGGCCGAGCTCGATGCGCTGGCGGCCGCCGAGTCGCTGGCGGTCGCGGCTCGCCTGGATTGCACCAGTGGCTGGTATGCCGACGCAAGTTGGATCGGCGTACCGCTGGACCGGTTGCTGGACAACACTTCTCCGTCCGCAGGTTCCTCGATCGAGGTGGTCAGCACCACCGGCTACACCCGACACTTCCCGGTCGCCGAGGCCGGTGCGCTCTGGCTGGTGACGCGGCGCAACGGGGTGCCGCTCGGAGTCGGGACGGGGGCCCCGGTCCGCCTGGTCGCCCCTGGTCGGCGCGGGTTCTGGTGGGTGAAGTGGGTGGCGACCGTGCGGGTCAGCGATCGCCCGGACTGGTGGCAGCCACCGTTCCCGCTGCAGTGAAAGTGGCCAGGGTGGTGGATCCCGGCGCCCGCGGCAGGTGGGCGCGCCGGTCAGTCGCGGCCCTGCGCGGTGCAGATGCAGGCCTGGTTGCCGTCGGCATCGGCGAGCACCCAGAACGCCGGCGCGAACTCCTCGGTGACCATCCGCCCACCGGCAGCGAGAACTGCCGCGATCCGGTCCGGAGCCGCGTCGTCCGCGACGACGACATCGGCATGGAAGCGCATCTCCGGGGCGTCCGGACCGGTGCTGGTCTCCGCGGATTGCTGGAACCACAGCACGTTGGTACCGAAGGCGTCCCGCAGCCCGTCGTCATCGTCGGGATCGGTCTCCGCCCCCAGCAGGGCCTGCCAGAACGGTTTGATCCGGGAGGGGTTGCTGGTGTTGAGGCCCATGTCCAGCACCTGCACGCTCTTCGGATCGGCAGTGGCGCCCAGTTCGTCGGCGATGGCGCTGATCGTGCGGGCGAATCCGATGTCGCGGGACGTGACCCCGCCGACGTCGTGCGAGCTGGTGATCACTCCTACGCTGCCGTAGTGCAGATCGATCTCGGGGTGGTGTTGCGCTTCCTGCGCAGCGGCCCCGATCCGGGCCACCAGCGCCAGACCGGTGTCGTAGTCCGGGGTGCGGAACCGGGTGTGCAGTCGCTGCAGCACGAACCTCCAGTGCGGAAGGTCGAAGGCGTCGAACTCACTGGCGGTGATCCTGGCATCGGTCATGGCTCCGAGCTTCGCACGAACCCCCGACACCCGCATCGAGGATCGCCACCCCCCAGCCGACCCCGGACGTCCGCAGCAGACCCATCGGTCCTGTGTCAGATGGCCAGCCGTCGGCGAAGCTCGGGCGCTCCGTCCCCGGCCAGCGCAGCGGCGGACGCGGCCCGTCCGGCGAGGGCACTGATCAGAGCGGACGCACGACCTTCGACGACGGGTCCGTCACCGAGGGACCAGTCGGCGTCCGTGGCCCGGAGGTGCAGGCCGGTCAGCAGGTGCGGACCGACCGAGTGCCGCCCCGCAGTGAGGCCGGTCAGCACGAGGCGGCCGGCCTCGGGTCCACAGGAACCGGCGAGTCCGAGCGGGACCCGGACGTCCTGCGCGTGGATCACGAGGTGGCTCAGCGGTGCGCGCTCGCCGGCCCCGGGAACGTTGAAAGCATCCGCGGTGGTGACGGACAAGGCGGCCGTGATCTCGGTGCCGGTGCGACGATCAGCTCGCGCCCATCGATCTGCCAGCCGGTCGAAGTCGAAGCGGGCGGTCACCAACCGCCGCAGGACGCCGGGCACGGTGAGTTCGAAGGGCATCAGGAGGTGTGCGGCCAGATCGCGGATCGTCCAGCCCGCGCACAGGCTCTGCTGCTCCCAGTCGGTGCGCGTTGCGGCGGACAACTCCTGGGTCAGTCGGTTGCGTTCCAGCAGATACAGATCGTCGACGGTGCTCTCGGTCATGGTGCGCGCTCCTCTGCGCTCGGTGTGTGTCCAGGAGCTCAGTGTCCCCAGTAGTGGGGACGACGCCCGGACCCGCAACTGATCGGTCCACGTGTGCCCGAGTGACAGGGGTCTGCCGAGTAAGGTCACCCTTACCGACCTGAGGAGCCCGACCCCGTGAGTTCACCCGATCCGTCCGCTGCTGTCCCGAGCGCAGAGCCCCGGAGCCCGTCTGCCACCGCCCCCGAGCGGCCGCGGAAGAAGACCAGGCCGGTGGTCGTGCTGCAGGTCTTGGGCAGCGAGCGACTCACCGACCATCTGGTGCGGGTCTGGGTCGGCGGACCGGGCTTCCCGGAGTTCCGCAACAACGAATTCAGCGACCGCTACTGCAAGCTGCACTTCGCCAAGCCCGAGCTCGGCCTCACCCCGCCGTACGACCTGACGGAGTTGCGGGATCGGCTCGCGCCGGGGGATCTGCCGGTCACCCGCACGTACACGATCCGTGAGGTGCGCGAGGACCGGCTGGCGATCGACTTCGTCGTGCACGGTGACAGCGGGAT from Nakamurella sp. A5-74 harbors:
- a CDS encoding substrate-binding domain-containing protein; translated protein: MGTTRWAGHRLPGVLAMVVSVLVTGCTTPTGPTPSSSAPTGVTSTPVTSTSQTAPSPSATSTTGWPAGVVTPFRTTEAGSATGKRIGLISPDATDPFSRAVTDSIIAETTTAGAALIRCDPGADGEFALECAQRLSNQQVDGWIVQRSGWMPGNSLCGAGPRTVPMIVVDGPPGPCTTATVTADDSAAGRLAGSHLGEYSIHDHDCRFDSFILITDPTESAASTARAEGIREGFRQSCPDRLEMPFTTAPGTTVAPPPTTTDPSQQSASSSAAAERARVTVVDTADQKAVYDAVQRAIGAQPDSGRILIAAVSDGPAFTAMTAVRSAGRLEDVRLVAVGADQRSRCEIAGNPRWLGDAALFPDRYGELVVPSLIDAMAGRSIPQAMLTTPQFVDVSTVSGSYDVSSCPENP
- a CDS encoding glycoside hydrolase family 76 protein, with translation MRSGLRSRLATVLAAATVLTTAGCGTQAPSDLPAVDTLVRFYDVGSGVWPTTGWWNSANALTALADHMLLSGDRRYVWVLGNTWSLKRHALQGNFVNSFLDDTGWWALAWIRAYDLTGDRRYLDTARAGVDHMWRYRDDACGGGLWWTNSRTYKNAITNELFIKAAAELSVRVGDTRYLDQAVQVWKWFDASGMINDDLLVNDGLSDCRNNGGTTWTYNQGVVLGALVALAEASGDDAYLERARAMAGASIAADSLHQDGILVEPCEPDGCNIDQQSFKGIYVRNLGELDRALTDHPFNEYLAEQAASAFAHDRSADSGYGLRWAGPPGIVTGATQQSAVDLLVAARPIPADDTSSNSPTSGSGTGGSVPSGTVIGGTPVVPTP
- a CDS encoding DciA family protein gives rise to the protein MNTNGTGSGGTGDAGRGSGDDADPVVPRGADLAREALAAARAKNAANRKDRATLIQRNGGSARSLRRRRWSGSGADPRDPQTLGSALQKFVQASGAGADLVKAQLFARWAEIVGPGIADHCEPSQFVDRVVTVQCTSTAWAAQIRLMAPQVVRTINEALGHGTVTRVHAIGPTAPSWKFGPRHVSGRGPRDTYG
- the recF gene encoding DNA replication/repair protein RecF encodes the protein MYVRHLTVADFRSWELVEVPLQQGVNVLVGRNGVGKTNLVEAVGYLATLASHRVSTDQALIRRGREQAMIRAAVVSQERELLLEIDITAGRANKARINRSPVTRARDILGVVRTVLFAPEDLALVRGDPSERRKFMDELLVMRTPRLAGVRSDYERILKQRNTLLKTSGVARRSGRTPDLSTLDVWDDHLAAVGAELIVQRRELVAALQPHVIAAYAELAPASEPIDLLYRSTVLDGPGDVSGYGTEPGLPGDAPIEQVRAAMVERLQERRSAELERGVSLVGPHRDELELTLGSGPARGYASHGESWSFALALRLGSFALLRTDGVDPVLVLDDVFAELDTGRRDQLAALIADAEQVLITAAVDSDVPAVLGGTRIRIADGQVST
- the gnd gene encoding phosphogluconate dehydrogenase (NAD(+)-dependent, decarboxylating) — protein: MQIGLVGLGKMGGNMAERLRRGGHEVVGFDRNPESARSVSSLEELVSSLAAPRAVWVMVPSGEPTRATVAALAEVLEPGDVIIDGGNSRYTDDQIHAEQLAKKGIKFLDCGVSGGVWGLTEGYALMVGGAAEDVALVQPVFDTLKPESAGGFVHAGKVGAGHFVKMVHNGIEYGMMQAYGEGYELIKAVDLVDSPDAVFASWKEGTVIRSWLLDLMVEALGKDPGLTEVRGFAQDSGEGRWTIEAAIEHAVPLPVITAALFARFASRQDDSLAMRVVAALRNEFGGHAVGKAGSTTEVPIS
- a CDS encoding molybdopterin-dependent oxidoreductase, with translation MNLKTLFRRAGRRTNIALFAVVIGAFLSGWAAFAAGTAVPATSATVAHGVFGIGVVLLVPWKSVVISRAPAIRWASLALLVLILLCVVAGFVQVFVGYRFFLGVTPIQVHVGAALIAVPLFAWHVIRHRRRQRLQRRDLSRRALLRTAAFTAAAGGSWLAMEGVGSWTGSPAASRIATGSHELAAADIPATIWLLDSVPVLDPATHRLMIGDHTWSVAELDALAAAESLAVAARLDCTSGWYADASWIGVPLDRLLDNTSPSAGSSIEVVSTTGYTRHFPVAEAGALWLVTRRNGVPLGVGTGAPVRLVAPGRRGFWWVKWVATVRVSDRPDWWQPPFPLQ
- a CDS encoding VOC family protein, giving the protein MTDARITASEFDAFDLPHWRFVLQRLHTRFRTPDYDTGLALVARIGAAAQEAQHHPEIDLHYGSVGVITSSHDVGGVTSRDIGFARTISAIADELGATADPKSVQVLDMGLNTSNPSRIKPFWQALLGAETDPDDDDGLRDAFGTNVLWFQQSAETSTGPDAPEMRFHADVVVADDAAPDRIAAVLAAGGRMVTEEFAPAFWVLADADGNQACICTAQGRD
- a CDS encoding maleylpyruvate isomerase family mycothiol-dependent enzyme → MTESTVDDLYLLERNRLTQELSAATRTDWEQQSLCAGWTIRDLAAHLLMPFELTVPGVLRRLVTARFDFDRLADRWARADRRTGTEITAALSVTTADAFNVPGAGERAPLSHLVIHAQDVRVPLGLAGSCGPEAGRLVLTGLTAGRHSVGPHLLTGLHLRATDADWSLGDGPVVEGRASALISALAGRAASAAALAGDGAPELRRRLAI